The following are from one region of the Candidatus Polarisedimenticolia bacterium genome:
- a CDS encoding PDZ domain-containing protein: MKSTLTRAALLLVVAALLAVGASAALPDQGPAGVASETVCPRCGYRSQAGWRHCAACGWDLRVLAGAEGAARLQKVGASVVGLILVKEPPSIEEAFPPQLVRQFSSGFLARYLPRRTKRFATAFPYSRPGLYVTSARALEWVEVADVRTYNNRIVSAQILGYDLPSGIGVLQANVPDALPLAASELVPGELDPAWAICYPVAVGDGTVDYLPEAFHRGRISAVEQDGTNLIAFEHLLRTDHTLEEGCQGGPLLDAYGAAAGMVLSSPDPGINFAVPAADLKGMVELLAEKKKAERPYFGVGLVKMDERRRARFDLPPDTMLPVVSYLVPGSPAEKAGVQPGDLLGGVGSEAVHSVAGAGSLLLRSVPGTAVSLKLMRRGKEMTLAVNPTPRPAKILLAPADEIQEGLQANLVEVDTGSTSQQGLRFQNLVRGGRGEKEGFHEGDLLISVDGKGVRHLETLNQIVRGGNVHIFGEKSAAAGPPRLATYAMQLSVKTAEKGEKEERYYWNLFPDVLSAPVY; the protein is encoded by the coding sequence ATGAAAAGCACACTCACCCGCGCGGCGCTGTTGCTGGTGGTGGCGGCACTCCTGGCGGTGGGCGCCTCGGCGGCGCTCCCGGACCAGGGGCCGGCCGGGGTCGCCTCCGAGACCGTCTGTCCCCGGTGCGGCTACCGCTCCCAGGCCGGATGGCGTCACTGCGCCGCCTGCGGATGGGACCTCCGGGTCCTCGCCGGTGCCGAAGGCGCGGCGCGATTGCAGAAAGTCGGCGCCTCCGTGGTCGGCCTGATCCTGGTGAAGGAGCCGCCGAGCATTGAGGAAGCCTTCCCGCCACAACTGGTCCGGCAATTCTCCTCGGGGTTCCTGGCGCGCTACCTGCCGCGCCGCACCAAGCGGTTCGCGACCGCCTTTCCCTATTCCCGGCCGGGGCTGTATGTCACCAGCGCGCGGGCCCTCGAATGGGTCGAGGTGGCCGACGTCCGCACCTACAACAACAGGATTGTGTCCGCACAAATCCTGGGATACGACCTTCCCTCGGGCATCGGAGTGTTGCAGGCCAACGTTCCCGACGCCCTCCCGCTGGCGGCGTCGGAATTGGTCCCGGGAGAGCTGGATCCCGCATGGGCCATCTGCTATCCCGTCGCCGTGGGAGATGGAACGGTCGACTACCTCCCGGAGGCTTTCCATCGCGGCCGAATCTCTGCCGTGGAGCAGGACGGAACCAACCTGATCGCCTTCGAGCACCTGCTGCGGACCGACCACACGCTCGAGGAGGGGTGCCAGGGTGGACCGCTGCTCGACGCTTACGGCGCGGCGGCTGGCATGGTGCTCAGCTCCCCCGATCCCGGAATCAACTTCGCGGTTCCGGCGGCGGATCTGAAGGGAATGGTCGAGCTGCTGGCCGAGAAGAAGAAGGCGGAGCGCCCGTATTTCGGCGTCGGGCTGGTGAAGATGGACGAACGGCGGCGGGCGCGCTTCGACCTTCCACCGGACACGATGCTTCCCGTGGTCTCGTACCTCGTTCCCGGCTCGCCCGCGGAAAAGGCCGGAGTGCAGCCCGGCGATCTCCTCGGGGGCGTCGGCAGTGAAGCGGTCCACAGCGTGGCCGGAGCGGGATCCTTGCTCCTGCGCTCGGTCCCGGGAACCGCCGTGTCCTTGAAGCTGATGCGCCGCGGCAAGGAGATGACGCTCGCCGTGAATCCGACTCCCAGACCGGCGAAGATCCTGCTCGCTCCCGCCGACGAGATCCAGGAAGGGTTGCAGGCCAACCTGGTGGAAGTCGACACCGGGTCCACGTCGCAGCAGGGGCTCCGCTTCCAGAACCTGGTGCGTGGCGGCCGCGGGGAGAAGGAGGGCTTCCATGAAGGCGACCTGTTGATTTCGGTCGACGGCAAAGGAGTTCGCCACCTCGAGACCCTCAACCAGATTGTGAGGGGCGGCAACGTCCACATCTTCGGGGAAAAGAGTGCGGCGGCAGGGCCGCCGCGGCTGGCGACCTATGCCATGCAGCTCAGCGTGAAGACCGCGGAGAAGGGAGAAAAGGAGGAGCGCTATTATTGGAACCTCTTTCCCGACGTCCTTTCAGCCCCCGTCTACTGA
- a CDS encoding PDZ domain-containing protein, whose protein sequence is ARVGLNQVENFLHSDAFFTHGNSGGPLVDVQGLVLGVNDMTYGAFKAQGYSIPSRMARWVVERIQKDGAYRRGFVGLQVRPADAESLKKFSLKRNRGLLVESVLKGTPAEGAGFHVGDLLFGINGRGATEMYLLQEAVSSVGPDAPLTFNLERAGAETTLSVKTALRPATPRIDPLKDLERYLQAEFVEDPRGGRVDLRIFNNFSIAGSYHLVDNERVLDVLPAQDWKEQPLRPEVFRALSPHSVKSLADLREALVRMYLGGRIGVALNLKAQQQRVVSVVIEENWAVIL, encoded by the coding sequence GCGCGGGTCGGGCTCAACCAAGTGGAGAATTTCCTGCACTCGGACGCCTTCTTCACGCACGGTAACAGCGGCGGCCCCTTGGTCGACGTACAGGGGCTGGTGCTCGGGGTCAACGACATGACCTACGGCGCCTTCAAGGCCCAGGGGTATTCCATCCCTTCGCGGATGGCTCGATGGGTGGTCGAGAGGATCCAGAAAGACGGTGCCTATCGCCGTGGGTTCGTCGGCCTCCAGGTCCGGCCGGCCGATGCGGAAAGCCTCAAGAAGTTCTCCCTCAAGCGGAATCGCGGACTGCTGGTGGAATCGGTGCTCAAGGGAACCCCCGCGGAAGGGGCGGGCTTTCACGTCGGCGATCTCCTGTTCGGCATCAATGGCCGCGGTGCGACGGAGATGTACCTCCTCCAGGAGGCGGTGTCGAGCGTGGGGCCGGATGCCCCGCTGACCTTCAACCTGGAGCGCGCCGGCGCCGAGACGACCCTGTCCGTGAAGACGGCGTTGCGCCCCGCGACGCCCCGCATCGATCCGCTGAAGGACCTGGAGCGCTATCTGCAGGCGGAATTCGTCGAGGACCCGAGAGGGGGTCGGGTGGATCTGCGCATCTTCAACAACTTCAGCATCGCGGGAAGCTACCACCTGGTGGACAACGAGAGGGTGCTGGACGTGCTCCCGGCCCAGGACTGGAAAGAGCAGCCGCTGAGGCCCGAGGTCTTCAGAGCGCTGTCGCCCCATTCGGTGAAGAGCCTCGCGGATCTGCGGGAGGCGCTGGTGCGGATGTACCTGGGAGGGCGGATCGGCGTGGCGCTGAACCTGAAGGCGCAGCAGCAACGTGTCGTCTCCGTCGTCATCGAGGAGAACTGGGCGGTCATTCTATGA
- a CDS encoding trypsin-like peptidase domain-containing protein — translation MNLPALCPGTKRSRSSSSRAWIAALLILLMGTAISWSQAPHCPKCGAEVETGDSYCSQCGAKLEGIAAAAGTAAPQPRESLIQVVAIHDREATSVYEAMANGATVRVDSLLGSGFSLGGGEFLSDASLLMGAREIRIRDARGRTGSARITALDPLVGVGLLSSDLNDIPPLARRQAEPMREGEELLALGYTSASGMAPAVTSTPGVVSGLHRSGFGIHPVEDYLQSDVSLPRGFAGGPGVDAQGRLAGMCTAMQFGQNLMQGMTGIGLLIPAEWLDRSLAWMRAGSPPRVWIGAHVEPADSDSRKLFSLGPNIRWVVEDVFPDSPAQQAGMRRGDGLSKVHGEVLTTLAVVQSILLQAAAGDKWVVEVQREGKAVPIDLVLARRPDRPRLTGRDALRLYGGFEIQPESDSRLVISRVQAGSEASDSKLQPGDALASFFTKKDMEHVERSDARWRSVKDLGDLETQIQRAYSDLDFFLGLRFRCKDGEKRTLFLYQMLTATNAL, via the coding sequence GTGAACCTTCCAGCGCTTTGTCCTGGGACGAAACGATCCAGAAGCTCGAGCTCCCGGGCCTGGATTGCCGCGCTGCTGATTCTCCTCATGGGCACCGCGATCTCCTGGAGCCAGGCGCCGCATTGCCCGAAGTGCGGCGCCGAGGTGGAGACAGGAGATTCGTACTGCTCGCAGTGCGGCGCGAAACTGGAGGGAATCGCCGCGGCCGCGGGCACCGCCGCACCCCAGCCCAGGGAATCGCTGATCCAGGTCGTGGCCATCCACGACCGAGAGGCCACTTCCGTGTACGAGGCGATGGCCAACGGCGCCACCGTACGCGTGGACTCGCTGCTTGGCAGCGGGTTTTCTCTGGGCGGAGGCGAGTTTCTGTCGGATGCTTCCCTCCTGATGGGAGCGCGCGAGATCCGGATACGGGACGCGCGCGGGAGAACGGGATCGGCGCGAATCACGGCCCTGGATCCTCTCGTCGGCGTGGGACTGCTGTCGTCGGATCTCAACGACATCCCTCCGCTGGCGCGCCGTCAGGCGGAGCCGATGCGCGAGGGAGAAGAGCTGCTGGCCCTCGGCTACACGTCGGCGAGCGGCATGGCCCCGGCGGTGACAAGCACGCCGGGCGTGGTGAGCGGACTGCATCGATCCGGATTCGGGATCCATCCGGTCGAGGACTACCTGCAGAGCGATGTCTCGCTGCCCCGCGGGTTCGCGGGCGGCCCCGGGGTCGATGCGCAGGGCCGGCTGGCGGGCATGTGCACCGCCATGCAGTTCGGACAGAATTTGATGCAGGGGATGACGGGTATCGGATTGCTGATCCCGGCGGAATGGCTGGACCGCAGCCTGGCCTGGATGCGGGCCGGCTCTCCTCCTCGAGTCTGGATAGGCGCCCACGTGGAGCCGGCCGATTCCGACTCCCGGAAACTCTTCTCTTTGGGTCCCAACATCCGCTGGGTCGTGGAGGATGTCTTCCCCGACAGCCCCGCCCAGCAGGCGGGAATGCGACGTGGAGATGGGCTTTCGAAGGTACACGGAGAGGTCCTGACCACCCTGGCTGTCGTACAATCAATCCTGCTGCAGGCTGCCGCCGGAGACAAATGGGTCGTCGAAGTCCAGCGCGAAGGGAAGGCCGTGCCGATCGATCTGGTCCTGGCACGGCGGCCCGACCGCCCGCGTCTGACGGGTCGTGACGCTCTGCGGCTGTACGGCGGCTTCGAGATCCAGCCTGAGAGCGACTCGCGTCTGGTGATCTCGCGGGTCCAGGCCGGTAGCGAAGCATCGGACAGCAAGCTGCAGCCGGGCGATGCGCTGGCTTCCTTCTTCACCAAGAAGGACATGGAGCATGTGGAGCGCTCCGACGCACGCTGGAGAAGCGTCAAGGATCTGGGCGATCTGGAGACGCAGATCCAGCGGGCCTATTCCGATCTCGATTTCTTCCTCGGGTTGCGGTTCCGATGCAAGGACGGCGAGAAGCGGACCCTTTTCCTGTACCAGATGTTGACGGCTACGAACGCGCTATGA